The DNA region cattCCTCTCTAGATGATctcaatcaaattaatttgaagTTTTAGTTGCTTAGTTATATACATATGTTAATAAAGAAGGTGTAGTTCAGAATACATTTCAATTTAAGAAGACTACTAAATTTTCTAATGTTGCAACTTGGGTTTTGATGATGGAAAGTTCAAGTGGACAATGTACTAAATTTCCACTTATGTTGATAACATAGTATGCCTAAATGCACATTAGAAAAAATGCAATGACCAACGGCAACTAAAACAAAGAGGCACAAACCATGTAGTGGACATAAACTAATGCATGAGTATGCAAAACATTTTGTCATACACATCAAATAAGAAACAACCCCATATAAGTAAACAAAAAAGCAGTCACATCCAGGAAGTGGTTTGAATTGCATACATTTGAAATGTCATTAACTTGACTTAGATATTTAGGAAAGATAAGTGTTATTAATAGGAGTGAGTTCTAAGCGTGGCTACACATaattagatatatattttttaggcgaaaaccacattttcgtccctacattttcagaCGATTTCCACTTTGGTCCCTatcttagtattttttattttcaccgTTTTTACTCCCTATCCTGGAAAAAACGCTCGTCTTTGTCCCTATCGTTATATCAGAGACGAAAAAGTCCTAGGTGGTAAACAAAactatgaaaataataataataaattttattttggcattaaaaaatgccacatcagcatctaaatttttaaaaaaaattattaattttaactaaatagaaaaattaaaacccaaaaatcacataaattgagatctaagtgtatcttgaacaagaacacaaacccaaaaattaaaatccaaaaattaaaaatctcaaaatcacCATCTTCTCAAATCCACATGAACAAATCAGACCACCAATCAGATCAAAATCCCTGGctaggtttgattttttttttttattgaaaaaaagaagttaagtttttttttttaatatatatgcaaagaaaataacgtGGATTAATGCTTGAAGTTAAACGTGGGAGTTAAATATTGCCTATTTTGTAAGCGAGGTTATAGTTGAgagttaaagatgtatttttACTATGTTATTCTCAAGCTTTATATCTACATAAATTTAGGTCGCAGGGgtattttttgggaaaaaaatccgatccaaacaggggaagccctttaaatagtagtatagatataaatatatatatatataatttttattttaaaaatctaatttataagtgaataaatcaatttagaaattaataggagagtggtcctattttttaggcaatgttttagtgaaagttagagttgcatttttactaaattgtcctttaattttgtctctacttaaacataagactgtaggggcatttttgaactaaaaattgaggaatccaaacagagAAAGTCCCTTAAATATTAGTATagatactattatttaaggggcttcctctgtttaaattcctcattttttagttcaaaatgcccctacactactatatttaagtagaaacaaaattaaatgacaatccggtaaaaatataactctgactcccactaaaatatttcctaaaaaataggaccactctcttattaattttcaaattaatttattcacttataaattatattctcaaaataaaaattatatatatatataaatgcaaccctacatagttttttttttttttctacaaaataggataagtgaaaaaggaaaaaaaaaataaaaaaacctcatcgcacgcgcaaagcgcgtgtgatgaggctagtatacCATAATCTTACCCCAAACCAATTCTAACTACCATTCCATCATTTGTTACTATCGTAGTTtagattgtgtttttttaatagtgATGAAACGGTTAAAAACTAAATGGTACATTGTTTTGTTGAAGAGGTATTTAAATTGTGTGAAGAGGCAtgattttttggtgtttttctaGGTAAAcgtattataaatttatgtagCGACGTGACGAAATGAGATATGGTCAACAAAATGTCAAACGTTTCgactattaattattatatagatatagatatagattaagCCCAATTGTTCAAGTTATGAACCAACTGACATAAACAACCATAGATAAGCATACAAACAATCTTAATCacaaaagagtaatgctatatccacaaactattttataatatttttacaaactattaatGTAGCCAActtgttattggtttttatcTAAGATCGCCCTTAgtattactttttcatttactaataatcactcaccacattagTAGTTTGttaaaaagtttgtaaaaaattttatatctctaGTATTACTCATCACAAAATTCTAACACCCACAAGAACACTAAAGTGTTTATAGAGATAAAACTCAGAGTGGAAAAATATCTTTGGGGCCTCTAGCACCAAACAATTCACTTTACAAGAATAGTTGCAATACATATCACTTCCAAAACCCTTGAAGTTAAGTAATGTCTATATTCTCAAGCTTACAGTTCTTGCTAGCAACCGATTACTGGAATCCCTTCTTTTTGATAGCCTCCAAATTTGCAATTAAGCCTCGAATTGCAATGATCAAGTCTCAATGTGTGTGATGGTTTGaatctcattttaaaaaatttggcaaTTTTAGAGGAAGAAGGTAGAGAGAGGAGAAGGGTCTTactactaaatatttttaaattttatagtaGTTATttgttcaataaatttttttaaaaaatattactcCAATGAAAAGAACATTACAAAAAGTTCCAGGAAATTCAatgatttaaattaaattattttaattagatgtcatattttaattatatataagaaatttggaTCTTAAAGATTGGATTCCAATTTCTTTGTTTGCACAAAACTTTGGATCTTAACTATTGAATTccagtttctttttttgtacaAAACTGAACCAAAATGTTCAGCAtcatgattattttattttttattttttttcaaagaggatTAAGATGTTTAATATCCAGattacatctctctctctctctctctctcttgaaaaattaaaaaaaaaaagattgcaaTCCAGATCTTGAAGATCCTAATTCCCTTTGGAAGGAAGAAGAAATGCAATACTAACGACGAACATCTGGGTTAAGTttgcaaacacacacacacaccaaaaaaaataataaattggaaCCCAATTTTTAAGATCCAGATTTCTTATTTGTATAAACTGTTCCATTGCAACTCCAAATATTGGAATGTTTCCCCAGTAAAACATACAGATCTTGACAAAAGAGATACATTATAcataattcatattttgtaaataactatTTAGATATATTATGCATagctcaaaacctaaaaaataaaccaTATAACATGTAATTTCATTCTTATGAGATTTGGCCATTAACAGTTGGACATTATTGAAATATGCACATGATTTCACCATCAATCCCTCTGAAAGTCCTTCGGGCTTTCTCCATTTTCAACCTCCATCGGTCAAAACAGATAACAAGCTTTTTGTGCCCCTACACCTTCTATCCATCCACAAGTCAGCTTCTTTCTGATGTGAATCCATTTACCTGGTTGTCTAATtcataaacaagaaaaatgaggtaAAGAAAATTCATAACAACCTATCTTAGAAATAACAATTATAGTAAAGTACGTGTGTGTCTGCtttccaaaaaatgaaaatttgaaaaagctATACCTAGAAAAAGTGAGGTTTAAAAACACTGTACTTTGAAAAGAAGCAGTTTTATACCATTGTGCTGGCAGGATGCTATATAGATAAAGTTGAAGACAGATAAAGAAtaagtgaaaacaaaaaatgatggcAGAAATCTCATCAGAGTTCTTCGATCTCATAAATCTTGCCTCAGTTATAATGCTCCAAGCTATGAAGCATGGACACTGACACAGGACACAACATGGCATTACACcatttcttgaaaaactaaGACAAACAAGGCAGGGATACAACAATTAATTAACGAGGGTAGTTTAAATTAAGACACGACGATACACCATGCTTACCCTTGACACTAACACTATTTAAAAATGTCAATACCCCATTTTTTCTAAAGTTTAAATTAATGAGGGTagttttagaaacttttatCTTTTAAGTTTAAAGACAACACAAGAAATGATAATTCCttaaaaagttgaattttctaAATACGACCAACAAAATGGGATAGAAGGAGTAgttataaaaaatgattaaagcaTTTATACCTtgtcattaatttttatattccaTGCATCTCGGTTAGACCCATAGACAGGGTCACCAACAACAACAGCATTCCTCAGGAGTGGAACTCTATCAGGAGCATACTCATCATCACTGTCATAATATTGATGTGGCCCAAGAGCTTTGAGAATCATTGCCAATAATAGAGACAGTccctgcaaaaaaaatttaaaaacaacttCAGTCTTGAGGACCCAAAGACTTTTGTATCTTATTACTGTGGAAAACATAACTATCTAAAAAATGAGCCTAGGAAATTAGGGGGGAAAGAACGCCATACTGAGGTttaatcacaacaactaaaacttttgcaatttttttttttttgataagtaacataagaaattttataaaaaaaaccaaccaagcACACTGAAAATGTACTACAATGGCACAAATTAAAAACCCAGATTACAACGATCTATAAGATCGGggagagaaaacaagaatagGAAGGCAAAACTAAACTCCACTCAAGGAGAgtacagaaaaagaaaaacttaatgtCAAGAATAAACTGTTCACAATCTAGCATTCCATTCCCGCCATAAGcaccaaaacaaacaatgcGGCACAAACCTCCATAAACCTATATTTCGATGTCTACCAAACTTCCCCTGACAAACTTTTGCAATTGATATAGATAAGAAACAATGTAATTGGTTGATTGTGACAAAGCAAAGCGCATTTTCTGGGACAACAATTACTAGATCAAATCCCGAAATGATAAGATTTATATATCTCAAACCTCATAGGTCAGAGGTGGTATCTTATGTATTAGACGCATCTAAAACTGTAAAAAGGAATATATTAAAAGTTTCTACTGGTTTCACTACTTGTGGAGAGGTAAATAGTGTCAATTAGTAAATcctttgagagaaaaaaaaaattatctaaaagtGAAGGGGATCCCAGTAAAGGGGACAAGCCCCTCAGGGATTGAAACTGTGCCCACTGCCCTCTCATTTACCACTTGAGCCAAGGGCTCGTTATCCTTGCTTATAAGTAAATTCCCTCAAAGGGTGCCAaaattcagagagagagagagatacctgGACAGACACAATGGATAAGCCTATCCCCTTACAGATCTCAAAGTTTGACCTGACAAAATCTTTCAACTGAGCAAAGTTCCCACTTGGATCCACTGGAAAGTCCTGCTTGCCAATTGAATCAAATCAGTATCATTACCACATAAAAGCATGTTTCCTAGGTCAATCACCTCATGAGTAATTAAATAGGAAATAACAGAATGAGTTTGTATGCAAAATATACCTCCTCCCAGTTACGGTTTAGAAATACATCCGCAGTAACTCCAGCTTCCAACAGGAGGAGCAGAAAGACAAGCAGCATATACTGTTTCTGTTAAAGACAACTATGAAGTATGAATGGATTATGCCATACGCTTTAGTTTAGCATCCCAATATCCCATTCTGGGGTGAAATGAAGAGCTTTAAAAAGGTTATTAATGAGCAAGCAGAGAGAATTTTTAAGAATGGTAAAGAAAGCAATGCCATAAGCCTTGATTTAGAAAATTTACATATTTCACTTTCAAAAACAATGCTGATGGGTTAAaagatctctttttcttttaacataACTCTAGGATTACAGGAATCAGCCtctccaaaaaaagagaaaaaaaggggggggggggtttgtaAAGGCCGCCAACCAATTACCTTCAGACCCTGCAAAAAAGAGAGTTTCGTGCACTAGGTGCAACAATGACTAAGGATTCAAAATAAGGGTTATTGTGAAAAGATCAATCCTAATTTCAAATGGACAGATAAAACAATTGTACAGTCAGATATCCATGTCAACCCATATTAATAAcattaattaagttcaattgAAATTCTGATTTTGGAACTCCCAAGCACAACACAAAAATGTATGAAACAAATACAGACAATTAAGAATTATATTAcaataagaaaagaaatggaaCAATCTGGTTCTATAATAATACAGCAATCAAGGTTGAATTATAGGATCAAATATGGTTTTTCTAAGAATGGACAGAACTACTAAAATTTAGCCAGCCAAGATTGATCATACTAATAACACTCCCAACTTGAAAACAGAATCCAACTGTCATATACAGAAATGAATTCATTGCAAATTACTAAGGCTTTCAAGTTTGAGGATTAAAATACTTAAACATGTTACTTAAATAGTTGATATTATAGCGAACAATATAttctaaatacaagtaaaagaCTTTGTAATTTAAATCCTAGCTCTACATTTACTTTAGGAAGAGCAGAAAACTTGGAACATCAATGTTCAACATAATTCATTCAAGAAAAGGATACCAAATAAAGGCAACAACCGTTAGCAGTTTCTGCAGCAATGTGACCTGTGCATGTGATCACACATAAAGTGACTCCAAGGCCAAGGAAAGTGTAAATGAACCTGCAATTCATACAAAAGAAGCAGtttaaattcttgaaaaattttaaattcacgacaaccaaacacaacctaagaAAACATTATTCTAAGGGGCAagaatctttaattttttttaatcctttttcttcaattgatttACAAGAAAACTAACTAATAAGTAAGCAAATTCCAACCAAAAGCAACTGTTACAAATCCTTAGAAGAGTAAAAAACAATTAGATAGTAGTGGTTAACAAGCATTTCGAGAGAAAAAGACAAGCAAATGTCAATTCAAGGCCCCCTTCTTGATTGTCAAGGACCTATGGAAACAGAAAGGGGTCACAAATTTTCTGAGCCTAGTAAACTAGTATATGATCTAGGAAAGACCAACTAACCaccaaatttcattttatttgtgTTTCCTCCTCTTCTCTCAACAACTACATGGAAGATGAAATAAAGAGATAACTGAGAAGAGAAAACAAATGCTGAATAATAAAGAAGCAATTAAAATGCAGCTCTTAttgcaaaacacaaaatttctcaGCCACAAAGGGTCAATTCACTTATTTACTCTCCATTTTATGCATTGCCTCATCAACCAGGAACCACCAATATATCATTTCCTTTCCCACATTTTCTCAATAACCAATTAAACCCAAAATGCaatatttcaaaaccaaaaaaaaaaaaaaaacccagggaaaataaaattcataccATGGAACTGCATAATCAGAGCCACCACCAAAAGGCAAGTCAGCCATGTGCCTCTGCCAAACCCTAATCATCCATAGAGCATACAAAATCATGGCCATCCCAACCATCCCAATCAATGAATTCACCAGCTTCAGTATCGATTGCATGCAGCTCCTCACTAGTCTACCCATTTTCTGCCCaaataattccaaaaaaattgaaaaatcgcAGGAAAACCCTAGATAGGGACCTAGGGCTCAAAAGCGCGTGGGAGGTACGCAAAGACAACGATTTACCGACCGAAGAAAATTCtggtttaaggtttttttttattttaattttgatgattttatgGTTCCCCAATTTTAAGGAAttatttttagagaaatgatTTTTACACGCTTcca from Castanea sativa cultivar Marrone di Chiusa Pesio chromosome 6, ASM4071231v1 includes:
- the LOC142638138 gene encoding tetraspanin-19; its protein translation is MGRLVRSCMQSILKLVNSLIGMVGMAMILYALWMIRVWQRHMADLPFGGGSDYAVPWFIYTFLGLGVTLCVITCTGHIAAETANGCCLYLYMLLVFLLLLLEAGVTADVFLNRNWEEDFPVDPSGNFAQLKDFVRSNFEICKGIGLSIVSVQGLSLLLAMILKALGPHQYYDSDDEYAPDRVPLLRNAVVVGDPVYGSNRDAWNIKINDKTTR